The Rhodocytophaga rosea genome has a segment encoding these proteins:
- a CDS encoding trimeric intracellular cation channel family protein: MEINFTTLIDLVGTFAFAISGIRRASGKQIDWFGAYIIGLVTAIGGGTTRDVLLDVRPFWMVDGKYFLTTGVALLAALLFKYKLFRWGKSLFVFDSIGLGLFTIVGISKSLEAGLPFWVCIAMGAITGSVGGVMRDVLINEVPLLFRKDIYALACIAGGVIYFICNYFNLPTSVTELIAALTVIGCRIIAIKFHIHLPILTSISTQDGDKENKT; this comes from the coding sequence TTGGAAATAAATTTTACAACGCTGATAGACCTGGTAGGCACCTTTGCCTTTGCCATTAGTGGGATCAGGCGAGCATCAGGCAAACAGATTGACTGGTTTGGTGCCTATATCATTGGATTGGTAACGGCTATTGGCGGAGGAACCACCAGAGATGTATTATTGGATGTAAGGCCATTCTGGATGGTAGATGGTAAATATTTCCTCACTACAGGAGTAGCGCTGCTGGCCGCTCTGCTATTTAAATATAAACTATTCAGGTGGGGGAAATCTTTATTTGTATTTGATTCCATCGGGCTTGGCTTGTTTACCATAGTGGGCATCAGCAAAAGTCTTGAAGCAGGGCTACCTTTTTGGGTGTGTATTGCGATGGGTGCGATTACGGGTTCAGTCGGTGGTGTAATGAGGGATGTTTTGATAAACGAAGTACCGCTGCTGTTCCGTAAAGATATTTATGCCCTTGCCTGTATAGCTGGAGGTGTTATTTATTTCATATGTAATTACTTCAACCTTCCCACAAGTGTAACAGAACTGATCGCTGCCTTAACAGTAATAGGATGCAGAATAATCGCTATAAAATTTCACATTCATTTACCCATATTAACATCCATTTCAACGCAGGATGGTGATAAGGAAAATAAAACGTAA
- a CDS encoding IS91 family transposase, translating to MKPALELAHILSAHLHEFMATHAVSAHKFSTLKAIEHCRTARLGGHIDACDSCGYLRISYNSCRNRHCPKCQTTNREKWIMQREADLLPVSYFHVVFTLPHSLNLLCLQYPQELYALLFKTAWSTINSFANNPKHLGAKTGMISILHTWGQNLSLHPHLHCIVPGGGISGSGHWKKARSTGKYLFPVKALSKVFRARYVSLLRSFLSANKAQVDNGLWKELFAKDWVVYCKRPFLGPAQVIEYLGRYTHKVAISNHRLQSIEDGKVSFAYKDYRQEAAKKTMSLEATEFIRRFSLHILPPKFVRIRHYGILSSKAKAHDLALARQDLRVATPEKRVSDWKSICKERLGYDIDLCPCCSKGRMREILRFEAARSPPDRAYLLSIALHLKTA from the coding sequence ATGAAGCCTGCCCTAGAGTTAGCCCATATACTGTCGGCTCACTTACATGAGTTTATGGCCACGCATGCAGTCTCTGCTCACAAGTTCTCCACCCTAAAGGCGATTGAGCATTGCCGTACTGCCAGACTAGGCGGCCATATAGATGCCTGTGATAGTTGTGGCTACCTGCGTATTAGCTACAACAGCTGCCGCAACAGACACTGCCCTAAGTGTCAGACTACCAATCGTGAAAAGTGGATTATGCAAAGGGAGGCAGACCTGTTACCGGTCAGCTACTTTCATGTGGTCTTCACCTTGCCCCACTCCCTTAATCTATTGTGCCTGCAGTATCCCCAAGAACTCTATGCTTTGCTCTTCAAGACAGCCTGGTCTACGATCAACAGCTTTGCCAATAATCCCAAGCATCTGGGTGCTAAAACAGGTATGATCTCCATTCTGCACACCTGGGGACAGAACCTCTCACTGCATCCACATCTGCATTGTATTGTGCCGGGTGGAGGGATCTCTGGGAGTGGCCACTGGAAAAAGGCCAGAAGTACAGGTAAATATCTTTTCCCGGTCAAAGCACTCAGTAAAGTGTTCCGTGCTCGCTATGTCTCACTACTGAGAAGCTTTCTTTCTGCTAATAAAGCACAGGTGGATAATGGGCTATGGAAAGAGTTATTTGCCAAAGACTGGGTGGTATACTGTAAAAGGCCTTTCTTAGGTCCTGCTCAGGTGATTGAATATCTGGGACGTTACACCCACAAAGTAGCTATCTCCAATCACCGCCTCCAAAGTATAGAGGATGGCAAGGTGAGCTTCGCTTACAAAGATTACCGGCAAGAAGCAGCAAAGAAAACCATGAGTTTGGAGGCTACTGAGTTCATCAGGCGTTTCAGCCTGCACATTCTGCCACCAAAGTTTGTCCGCATCCGCCACTATGGCATTTTGTCTTCCAAAGCAAAAGCCCATGATTTAGCACTGGCCAGACAAGATTTGAGAGTAGCTACGCCGGAAAAAAGAGTGTCGGACTGGAAAAGCATCTGCAAAGAACGCTTAGGCTATGATATAGACCTGTGTCCTTGCTGCAGCAAAGGCCGCATGAGAGAAATCTTGCGCTTTGAAGCAGCCCGTTCCCCACCTGATAGGGCTTACCTGCTATCGATAGCTTTACACTTGAAAACTGCCTGA
- a CDS encoding SRPBCC domain-containing protein → MKGKTGGKEDRFTARFIDLIPNKKIVQAINFDSTDPASSGEMIMEVSIEPTDKGAMVTYFFQDIPKGIKPEDNEAGTISTLENLANYVEGN, encoded by the coding sequence ATGAAAGGAAAAACAGGAGGAAAAGAGGACAGATTTACGGCACGGTTTATTGACCTAATTCCAAACAAAAAAATAGTGCAAGCAATAAACTTTGACTCAACTGACCCTGCCTCTTCCGGCGAGATGATTATGGAAGTAAGCATTGAACCTACGGACAAAGGAGCAATGGTGACGTATTTTTTTCAAGATATACCCAAAGGAATTAAACCTGAGGATAATGAAGCAGGAACCATTTCAACGCTTGAAAATTTAGCAAATTACGTTGAAGGAAATTAA
- a CDS encoding tyrosine-type recombinase/integrase, giving the protein MSTPNTNTHPTFIQQACLKVSGFSLLYNKLERDISLSGRSLSTLKNYSRHMAQIALYYNQLPTELDEDQVRDYLWMLQKKTNKPSKSSFKHAVYGLRLLYRLTGRDDRAIRLPSIPKVHKLPAVLSKQEVKALLKAPRLLKHRVLLALIYSAGLRMQEVCRLEISDLDFDRMQIHIRQSKGRKDRYVPLSQLMKRGLLSYLSACKPHYYLFNGKEYGSQLSRKGVQWLMQDAVSKAGIKKKGICVHTLRHSYATHLLEDGLDIVSIKELLGHSFLETTLVYLHMAGLGRKAPFSPLDTLYTKEA; this is encoded by the coding sequence ATGTCAACACCAAACACTAACACCCACCCTACTTTTATCCAACAGGCTTGCCTGAAGGTAAGCGGATTTTCTCTCCTTTACAACAAGCTGGAAAGGGATATCTCCCTGTCTGGCAGAAGTCTGAGCACGTTAAAAAACTACTCCCGCCACATGGCTCAGATTGCTCTCTACTACAATCAGTTGCCTACCGAACTAGACGAAGATCAGGTCAGAGATTACCTGTGGATGCTGCAGAAGAAAACGAACAAGCCTTCTAAAAGCTCTTTCAAACATGCTGTCTATGGCCTGCGCCTGCTCTACCGGCTTACCGGCAGAGATGACCGGGCTATCCGCCTACCTTCCATCCCTAAAGTACACAAACTGCCAGCGGTCCTCAGTAAGCAGGAAGTCAAAGCTCTGCTCAAAGCACCCCGTCTGTTAAAGCACCGGGTGCTGCTGGCCTTAATCTATTCAGCAGGCCTTCGCATGCAGGAAGTATGCCGGCTTGAGATCTCAGATTTAGATTTTGACCGCATGCAGATCCACATTCGCCAAAGCAAAGGAAGAAAAGACCGCTATGTACCCCTCTCCCAGCTGATGAAAAGAGGACTGCTCTCCTACCTGTCTGCCTGCAAACCCCACTACTACCTCTTCAATGGCAAGGAATATGGCTCGCAGCTCAGCCGCAAAGGCGTGCAATGGCTCATGCAGGATGCAGTTAGTAAAGCGGGCATCAAAAAGAAAGGCATCTGTGTACATACCCTGCGCCATTCCTATGCCACCCATCTGCTAGAAGATGGATTGGATATTGTCTCCATCAAAGAACTTTTAGGCCATAGCTTCCTGGAAACTACCCTTGTATATCTGCACATGGCAGGACTTGGCAGAAAAGCTCCTTTCTCTCCTCTAGATACCCTCTATACAAAGGAGGCATGA
- a CDS encoding class I SAM-dependent methyltransferase, whose protein sequence is MMVNEKPEFWEKSFIEKQEMWGFEPSRSAVLTKDFFVVKSVKNMLIPGIGYGRNAQIFIDHGIAVTGIEISQTAIEMARKHYGNTMTIFHGSVTDMPFDNCYYDGIFCYALIHLLDSTQRQKLIRDCFHQLSKNGYMVFTAISKEAHTYGKGKFVSQDRYEVFDGVSLFFYERESIHAEFDQAGLFEITEINENYPFFLIKCRKGNHHTGI, encoded by the coding sequence ATGATGGTAAACGAAAAACCTGAGTTCTGGGAAAAGAGCTTTATCGAAAAGCAAGAAATGTGGGGCTTTGAGCCATCCCGTTCTGCTGTATTGACAAAGGATTTTTTTGTCGTAAAATCGGTAAAAAATATGCTTATCCCTGGCATTGGCTATGGACGCAATGCGCAAATTTTCATAGACCATGGAATAGCTGTAACCGGTATTGAGATTTCACAAACAGCTATTGAGATGGCAAGAAAGCATTACGGCAACACAATGACCATCTTTCATGGGTCTGTAACGGATATGCCCTTTGATAACTGTTACTATGATGGCATATTCTGCTATGCTTTAATTCATCTACTGGATAGCACCCAAAGGCAAAAACTAATCCGTGACTGCTTTCATCAACTCTCAAAGAATGGCTACATGGTTTTTACTGCTATTTCAAAAGAAGCGCATACTTATGGCAAAGGCAAATTTGTCAGCCAGGACCGCTATGAAGTATTCGATGGGGTTAGCCTGTTTTTTTATGAAAGAGAATCCATCCATGCTGAGTTTGACCAGGCCGGATTATTTGAAATCACAGAAATCAATGAGAATTATCCCTTCTTTTTAATCAAATGTCGAAAAGGCAATCACCATACAGGTATATAG
- a CDS encoding SRPBCC domain-containing protein, giving the protein MLRVLLVHYKQPKHNTTVGQTTKTSKIIHATAETIYKALTSPAALEVWQAPGDMTAKVHNFDFRVGGGYQMSLFYSDNERKNRRKRGQIYGTVY; this is encoded by the coding sequence ATGCTGCGTGTGCTTTTGGTTCATTATAAGCAACCTAAACATAACACTACTGTGGGCCAAACAACAAAAACTTCAAAAATTATACATGCAACAGCGGAGACTATTTATAAAGCCTTAACCAGTCCGGCAGCCTTAGAAGTTTGGCAAGCGCCAGGCGATATGACGGCCAAAGTCCACAATTTTGACTTTCGGGTTGGTGGTGGATACCAAATGTCATTATTCTACTCTGATAATGAAAGGAAAAACAGGAGGAAAAGAGGACAGATTTACGGCACGGTTTATTGA